Within the Longimicrobium sp. genome, the region AAACTGCGCGGGGGAAGGGAGCCAGTCGAGTGCGCCGGGCCAGCCGGAGCGCAATCGAATTCTCCTCTCCCCCATGGGGTTTATGGGGGAGAGGCCGGGAGAGGGGGGCGGCCGCGGCATGCGCCAGTCCCGTCGAACCGCGATCGAACTTATGCCCGCCCCCGTGACGAGCGACGGCCAGCCGTTGCGCCAAATGACGCACTGCCCCAACATCCTCACTCCACGTGACGCCGCATCCCGAAAATCCTGGACCTTTCCCATATGACCATGCGATTCATCGCGCTCGCCACCCTCGCCCTGCTGGCCGCCTGCTCCAGCGGCGCCGACATGGCCGATGACACCCTGGCCAACGACTCCACCCTGGACGCCATCACCGGCCGAGCCGAGGAAAAGGTGCAGGAGCGCCTGGAGAAGGCCCAGAAGGACGCCGACGCCCGCGCGTCCGACGCCGGGGCGAATGAAGCCCCCTGAACCCGCTGCCCGCGGCGCCTTCCTGACCGCCGAGTGGCGGTGGCTGGCGATGCTGAACTACGAAGTGCCCCCCGCCCTGCTGCGTCCCCTCGTTCCCGCCGGAACGGAGCTGGACGAGTGGGGCGGCGTCACCTACGCCAGCGTGGTGGGCTTCATGTTCCTGCGGACGCGGGTGCTGGGGATTCCGATCCCCTTCCATCGCGACTTCGAGGAGCTGAACCTGCGCTTCTACGTGCGGCACAAGGGGCCGGAGGGCTGGCGGCGCGGCGTGGTGTTCGTAAAGGAAATCGTGCCGCGCTTCGCCATCGCGGCGGTCGCCCGCTGGGTGTACAACGAGAACTACGCCGCGCTGCCCATGCGGCACCGCAACGACGTCCGGCCGGATTCGGGTGGATCGGTGGAGTATGGGTGGCGCCACCGCGGCCGCTGGTGCGCGCTGCGGGCGTCCGTGGCGGGCCCTTCCGCCCCGGCGGCGGACGGCTCCGAGGCGGAGTTCATCACCGAGCACTACTGGGGATACGCCCGCCAGCGCGACGGCGGCACGGTGGAGTACCAGGTGGAGCATCCGCGCTGGAAGGTGTGGCGCGCACAATCCGCCACGCTGGACTGCGACGTGGCCGCGCTGTACGGCCCCGCCTTCGCCGAGTGCCTCTCCACCCCACCGCGCTCCGCCCTGCTCGCCGACGGCTCGCCCATCGTGGTCCGCACAGGCGCGCGCATCGCCTGAGGGCGATGCGCGCTGGGGCGATCTCTCAGGCGGCCGCGACCGACAGGGGCGACGGAGGCGGCGTCAGGATGGTGAAGGGACCCTGGATCACGCCGCCGTGCTGGACGATCTCCTTCGCCTCGGCGATGCAGTCGGACACGACGACGCCGGCGGCGCGCGCCTGCGCCCCGGTGTGCGTGGCCATCACCTGCATGCGAAACCGCGAGCCCTTGATGGGCACGGCGGGATACTCCACCAGGTTCACGAACACGCCGCGCTCGAAGATCATTCTCCCCGCCACGCGCGCCACCGCCGCGTCGCCCACCACCACGGGAACCACCGCCGACGGCGTTCCCAGCGCCATCACCCCCCGCTCCTCCAGCGTGCCGCGCAGCGTACCGACCGCCGCGCCCAGGCGTCCGCGCAGCACGTCGCCCTCGTCCGAGCGCACGATCCTGAGCGCCTCCGCCACGACGCTGGCCTGCAGCTGCGAGATGGCGTTGGAAAAGATGTGCGGGCCGCCGAACACGCGGATGAACTGGCGCACGGCGGGCGAGCGCGTCGCCACGAAGCCGCCGTTGGAGCCGAACGTCTTGCTGAAGGCCCCCATCACCAGGTCCACCTTCCCCAGCATTCCCTGCGCGCCCACGCTGCCGCTGCCGCGCGGGCCCATCTGCCCGAAGTCGTGGGCCATGTCCACCAGCAGCGTGGCCCCCCATTCGTGGCAGATGGACTGCAGCTCCTCGATGGCGGGGATGTCGGAATCCATCGAGAACAGGCCTTCGGTCACCACCAGCACGGCGTTGTGGGCGTCGCGCGTGCGGATCTTCTTCAGGTGGCGGCGCACCGCCTCGTTGTCCAGGTGCCGGAAGCGCACCACGTTGCGCGTGGCCGCCGCGGCCCCCGCCTGCAGGCAGGCGTGCGACAGGGTGTCGAGCAGCACGTGGTCGTCCGGCCGCACCAGCGCGGTGATGGTGCCGAACCCCGCGCCCCAGCCGGTGGAGAACAGGGCCACGTGCGGCACCTGCAGCGCCTCGGCCAGCGCGGACTCCAGCGCGAGCCCGGGCGCGGTGTTGCCGCCCAGCATCCCCGACCCGGCGCTGTGCATCCCGTGGTCGCGCAGCGCGCGCTCCGCGGCCCGCACCACCTCCGGGTGCGTGGAAAGCCCCAGGTAGTCCTGCGAAAGGAAGTTCAGCCCCACGGCGCCGGTTCCCGTCTCGCTGCGCACGGCGCACGCAGCCTCGGGCGCGCCGTCCAGCGAGCGTGAGTACGGCCACAAGCCCTGCGCCCGCCGCGCGTCCTGCCACTCGAAGAACGGCTCCGTCCGCGCGAGCAGGTCGGCACCCGCGGGATTGGCGTAGTGCGAAACGAAATGTGTGTACAGCGATGACGCAAAAAGATCGTTGATGGACATGGATTCTCCTGCAGGTGCATGCGATGAGGGCGAGCGCCGCGCCACGAACGTGACGGAGCGCGCGCCAGCCGGGATGGGATGGCGGGCCGGGGAGAGACGATCGCGGCTGGGGCCGGAGCCCGAGGCGATTTCCAGCGGTTGTTGGGAGTGCAGCGAATATAAGCCGAAACTGCGGATGGCGCCAGAAGGAAGCGGAGGAAGCCGTGGCTCCCTCCGCTTCTTCTTGTTCCCGTCGTTCGAACGCTACTCGATGTCGAGCGCGGGATTCACCCAGATGTAGAAGTCCGACGAGGGGGCGCGCTGGCGCCCCCAGGCCAGGACCACGCGCCCGGGCGTGCCGTGCAGCACCGGGTGCGGCTCCACGTCGTGCAGGTCCAGGTCCGTGGTCAGCTTCACCGGAGGCGCCCAAGCGGCGCCATCGGTGGTGCGGTAGTACAGGTTGTAGCCGGCATCGCTGCCCAGCCCGATGTACATCAGCAGGAAGCGCCCGTCTTCCAGCACGATGGGCTGCGAATCGTGCGAGTCCGCCACCGTGGAGATCACGGCCGCCTGGGCGGGCCAGGCGTACGGGTCGGCGGAGGTCTTCGCGAAGATGGCGAGCTTGCCGTCCGCGCCCGCAGCCTGGTACGTCGCCATGTACAGCCCGTCGGACGCGCGCCGGGCGATTCGCGGCAGCATCCCCTGGCCGCCGCCGGTCACCGTCGTGCGGCGCGCATCCCAGGTGGCGCCCCCGTCCAGGCTGCGCGCCAGGTATCCCACGTACGTGGTTCCGTTGTGGCGCTGGTACGTCATCGTCAGCGACCCGTCCGCTCCCACGATGACGGAGGGGTTCATGTCGCCCGCCGTGCCCCATCCCAGGCTCACCGCCCCGCGCGGCGTCCACGTCCTGCCGTCCGCCGACGTCGCGCGATGGATGCTGTAGGCGCCCTTGGAGTCGACCACCAGGTAGAAGAGCGCGAACGCTCCCGAGGGCAGCTGCACCACCGACGGGTGGCGCTCGCTCGCCCGGGTGCCCACGATCAGCGCCGGCGCGGACCACGACACGCCGTTGTCGGACGAGGTCGACACGTACAGGTCGCCCGAGTTGGTGCGCGGCGCCAGGCGCTCGAACACCGTCATCAAGCGGCCGTCGTTCACGCGGAACAGGCTGGGCTGGTAATCGTTCTCCGGCCCCGTGTGCAGCGGCGCGCCGGCCGCCGCGGCAACGGACGATGCGGGGCCGGCGGGCTGCGCCTGCGTGGGATCCTGGGCGCAGCCGGTGAGTGCGCAGGCGGCCAGGACCAGGCCGGAACGTGCGATACGCGTGTGCATGGGATTTCGAGCCGTGGAGGAGGGGGAAGGAGGGATCGAGCGATCCGTGTCGTGCATCCAAATCTATATACGACAGTAGCTTACGCGCTACTGCACCCGCGGAGTGCCTGTCCCGCGCCATCCAGGGGCGCCATCGTGGATACGCCCTTTCCCACGCCGACGGAACTGCGCGCATCGTGGTCCGGGAACCCGGCGCCCGCGGAGTGGTACGCGGACGCTTCCGTGGGAATGGCCCGGCGCGTGCCATGTGCGCGCCAGAGATCCTGATCCATGAACCCGATCGCATCCGCGTTGATGACCACCGCCGCCGAGCCCCGCGCCGTGCTCCACGACAACCCGCTGCTCACGTACCGTGACGCCATTCCGTTCGACCGCATCCGGGCCGCGCACGTGGTGCCCGCCGTGCGCGCCGTGCTGGCGCAGGCCGCCGACGAGCTGAACGCCATCATCCAGCTGGATGGGCCGCGCACGTACGACAACACCGTAGGGGCGCTGGAAGAGGTCACGGAACGGATGGGGCGGGTCACCCGGCCGGTGGGGCACCTGTCGTCGGTGATGGACACGCCCGACCTGCGCGAGGCGTGGGAGACGGTGCTCCCCGAGATTGCGGCGTTCAACGCCCGCCTGGCGCTGAACCCGGCGCTGTGGGCCGCGGTAAAGGCCTACGCCGACACCGACGATGCCCGCGCGCTGCAGGGGGTGAGGGCGCGGCACCTGGAAAAGGTGGTGCTCGAGTTCCGCCGCGCGGGCGCCGACCTGCCGCCTGAGCAGAAAGAGCGCGTGGAGGCGCTGCGGGTGGAGCTGTCGCAGCTTGCGCAGACGTACGCCAACCACGTCCTCGACAGCACCAACGCGTGGGAGCTGGTGCTGACGGACGAGGCGGAGCTGGAAGGCCTTCCGGATTCGGCGCGGGCGCAGGCGCGCGCCTCGGCCGCGGCCAAGGGGGTGGATGGGTGGCGCTTCACCCTGCAGCTGCCTTCCTACCAGGCGTTCATGCAGTACGCCGCCCGCCGCGACCTGCGCCAGCGGATGTACGACGCGTACATGAGCCGCGCGGCCGACGGCCCGCACGACAACCGCCCCGTGCTGCGGCGCATTCTGGCGGTGCGCCGCGAGCTGGCCGGGATCCTGGGCTTTGCAGACTGGGCCGACTACACGCTGGAAGACAGCATGGCCGGCAGCGGCGCGCGCGCGGTGGAGTTCGAGGCGGACCTGGTGGCCCGCACCCGGCCCGTGTGGCAGCGGCAGATTGCCGAGCTGGAAGCGTTCGCGCGCGCCGAGCTGGGGCTGGACGAGATGGCGCCGTGGGACATGTCGTACGCCATCGAGCAGATGCGCCGCGCCCGGTACGACCTGGATGCCGAGGAGCTGCGGCCGTACTTCCCGCTGGACCGCGTGCTGGAAGGATTGTTCGAGATCGCCCGGCGGCTGTTCGGCGTGCGCGTGCAGCCGCGGCACGTCAGCGAGGTGTGGCACGCCACGGTGGGCTTCTACGACGTGTTCGACGAGGCGGGCAGCCTGCTGGGCGGGTTCTACGCCGACTGGTACCCGCGCGAGGAAAAGCGCGGCGGCGCATGGATGGCCGGGCTGGTGGTGGGCGGGCCGCGGCCGGCGGGGTGGGAGCCGCACCTGGCCGTGGTGGCGGCCAACGTCTCCCCCCCGGAGGGCGGCCGCCCCGCCCTGCTGACCCATCGCGAGGTGCAGACCGTCTTTCACGAGTTCGGGCACCTGCTTCACCACGTGCTTTCGCGCGTGGAGGTGCCCGCGCTGGGGGGAACGCGCGTGGCCACGGACTGGGTGGAGCTTCCGTCGCAGATCATGGAAAACTGGACGTGGGAGCGCCCCGCGCTGGACCTGTTCGCGCGGCACTGGGACACGGGCGAGCCCATCCCCGAGGCGCTCTTCCAGAAGATGAAGGCGGCGCGGGTGCACATGGGCGCGCACCTGCAGATGCGGCAGCTGAGCTTCGGGACGATGGACCTGGCGCTCCACGTGCACTTCGACCCGGCCTCGAGCGAAGACCCGGTGGAACGTGCGCAGCGGGTGATGGAGGGGTTCCACACGCGCCCCGAGTACGCGCACGACCACTTCATCACCAGCTTCGCGCACATCTTTTCGGGCGGATACGGGGCCGGGTACTACAGCTACCTGTGGTCGGAGGTGCTGGATGCGGACGCGTTCAGCCGGTTCGAGCGCGAGGGGCTGTTCAGCCGCGAGGTGGGGCGGGACTTCGTGGAGCACGTGCTCAGCCAGGGCGACGCCGCGGACCCGGCGGAGCTGTTCCGCCGGTTCATGGGCCGCGACCCGGACCCGGCCGCGCTGCTGAGGCGCAATCTTGGGGTGGAGACGGGGTAAGGGCGGTCGCGACGGTAACGATGGTCGCACGTGGGACGCTGCACGCACGCCGCACCTGCCGGACGCACCGCGCGTGGACGAGCGACGACGTCATCCGGATGGAAGCGGCCCCGGCAATCCTGCCCTCACACCGTTAGATCGCAGCGACTGAGGGATCCGCCACACACTCGCCGAAGCGCGCCGGAGCCGTGGCGCACCGTGTCCGGGAGCCTGGCACGCGACAGGAAAAAGTAGCCGGGTACGTGGATTGCCCTGATGGTACGGACACACAACAACGGGAGATGAACGATGGATCTGCTGACGTGGATTATCGTGGGACTGGTCGCGGGCGTGCTCGCCGGGCTGGTCGTAGGGGGCGTGGGGCTGCTGGGCGACATCATCGTGGGAATCGTGGGCGCGTTCGTCGGCGGATGGCTCTTCCGCCAGCTCGGCGTGACCACGCCGTTCAGCGGCCTGGCGGGAACCATCTTCACCGCGTTCGTCGGCGCGGTGGTGCTGCTCTTTCTGCTCCACGCCCTGCACAGGCGCCGGGGCGGGTACGGGCGACGCCGTTGACCACTTTGGCTACTTCGTAGCACCGGCGCGCGAATGCTCCACGTCACCAACGGCGATGCCGCGGCAGACGCCATCCGCGCGTCGGGCATTCCCGGCCAGATTCTTCCCTGGCGCGACGTGCTGCACGAGGGGCCGGTGCCCGCCGGCCTTCCGCTCCGCGAACTGAGCCTGGTCCGCGCCGGGTTCATCGCGTCGCGGGGCTGGGGCGACGTGGACGAAGCGCGCCGCGGGTTCGAGGAGCGGGATGCCGCGCTGGCCTCGTCGGTGGACGAGGACGAGGTCGTTCTCTGGTTCGAGCACGACCTGTACGACCAGCTCCAGTTGATCCAGGTGCTGGACTGGTTCGCCGCGCATCCGCGGCCGGGGCTGACGCTGATCAACCCCGCGCAGTACCTGGGCCCCGCCACGCCCGACCAGCTACGCGCGCTCTTCGCGCTGCGCATGCCCGTCACGCGCGCGCACCTCTCCGCCGCGCGCGCCGCGTGGGAGGCGTTCCGCGCGCCGGACCCGCGGGGCATGGAGGCGATCCCGGGAGCGGAGCTGGCGGCGCTTCCGCACCTGGCGTCCGCCCTGCGCCGCCACCTCCAGCAGTTTCCGTCCACGCGAGACGGCCTGTCGCGCAGCGAGCGGCAGGCGCTGGAGGGGCTCGCGGAGGGTCCGCGCACGGTCGGGGAGCTGTACGTGGCGTCGCACCATGATGTCGAAGAGCCCATCTGGCTGGGCGACTCCACCTTCTTTTCCTACCTCGAAGACCTGGGCCCGCTGGTCACCTTGGGTGAGGCCGACGAGTTCCGCCAACGTACCGTCGCCCTGACGGACCTCGGCCGCGACGTCCTGGCCGGCCGTGCGAACCGCGTCGCCGCGATCGGCATCGAGCGGTGGCTGGGCGGCGTGCACCTCCAGGGCCGCGCCGTCGAGTGGCGGTGGGACGAGGCATCCGGGCGAATTGCCAAGACATCCTGATTCGCTGCCTGGCACCCCGCGGGCGCGCCACAGGTCCGCGGAAGCACGGCAACAAGCCAGTCCACGAAGGTGGACTTCGTGTGGTCGTTGCAGCGAATTCATTCGCCCGTGCAGGCTGCGGCCTCTGGACCGGTGACCGCTGCCGCGCCCTGGCTCGTACGCGTCCGCGGCAAGATCCTTCGGCCCGCGACGTATCGTGTGAGGGCAAGTGCTGTGCGCCTGGGCCTCAGGATGACACGGTGTGTGCCGGAAAGCTGGGTTGTGAATGTTGTTGCTGCCGGATTCATCCGCCCCCGGCCTCGGTCCCGCCCCGCGTTCCAGAATCCCCCCGCATCCCCCGCGCGTAGTGCTGGCACGCATCCTCCACGTACGCGGATCGGATGCACGACGAGCCACGAACGAGAACCAATCGGATCGGGATGGAAATCGGCCGGCTGACCCTGCCCCCGCTGCGGGACGAGGAAGAAAAGCGCGTGCGGCTGGAAAAGATGAAGCGCGTCGCCACCGGCCTGCTGGGGGTGGCGACCCTCATCTTCATCGTCGCGCGCATCTTCGAGGCACGCTACCCATGGCTCGGCTTCATCCGCGCCACCGCCGAAGCCGCCATGGTGGGCGCCGTCGCCGACTGGTTCGCGGTGACGGCGCTGTTCCGCTATCCCCTGGGCGTAAAGATCCCGCACACCGCCATCATCCCCAACCGCAAGGACCGCATCGGCAAGAGCCTGGGCAACTTCGTCCAGAACAACTTCCTGTCGCCGCCCGTGATCTCCGCCAAGCTGCGCGAGGCCAACGTGGCGCTGAAGCTGGCGCAGTGGCTGGCCAACCCCGACCACGGCGACACGGTGGGCAAGCACGCCGCCGCCGCGGTCACCGGCTTGATCCAGGTGCTGCGCGACGAAGAGGTGCAGGAGATCATCGAGCAGAGCGTGATGGGCCGCGTGCGAACCACGCAGGTGGCGCCCCTGATGGGAAGCGTGCTGACGCTGGTGACGGCCGAAAACCGCCACCAGGAGCTGCTGGATTCCGCCATCCGCCTGTTCGACCGGCTGTTCGAGGAAAACCGCGAGGTCCTTCGCGCCAAGATCACCCAGGAAACGCCGTGGTGGATGCCCACGGCCGTGAACGAGGAGATCTACAAGCGGATCGCGCGTGGGATCGAACGGACCCTGGTGGAGGTGGCGCACGACCCCGCCCACCCGCTGCGGGGGCGGTTCAACGAGGCCGTCGCCGAGTTCGTGGAGCGGCTGAAGAGCTCGCCCGAGATGATCGCGCGGGGCGAGGCGCTGAAGGAAGAGGTGCTGGGCCACCCCGCCGTGCGCGCCTATTCGGCGGGCCTGTGGGCAGACATCAAGGCATCCGTCCTGCGCCACAGCGCCGACCCGGAGAGCGAGTTCCGGCGCCGCGTGGGGAGCGCCGTCACCCGCTTTGGCGGATCGCTGCTGGAAGACGAGGAGCTGCTGGCCAAGGCCAACGGGTGGGTGGAGCAGGCGGTGCTGTACGTAATCGAGCAGTACCGGCACGAGGTGGCCGACCTGATCGAAACCACGGTGCAGGCGTGGGACCCGGAAGACACCACCCGCAAGATCGAGCTGCAGATCGGCCGCGACCTGCAGTACATCCGCATCAACGGCACGCTGGTGGGCGGGCTGGTGGGGCTGCTGATCTACACCGTGTCGCGCCTCCTCGGCGCGGGATGACGCGGCGTCAGGCGGCCGGGGCGGGCGTGCGGAAGACCAGCGCCACCGAGTAGAACTTGACCACCAGGATGCCCACGACGACGGCGGTCACCAGCACGGGCGAGCGGGTGAGCACCAGCAGCGCCGTCACCAGGCCGGTGTTGAACACCTTGCCCAGCGGCGACCAGTTGAGCTCCCACACCCGCTTGTTGACCAGGTAGTAGTAGTTGGGCGAGATCATGCGCGGGTAGCGCAGGTACTGGTTGCTCAGGTAGTGGTCCACGCCCATGAACTGGATGAGGAACAGCACCACGGGAACGGCCAGCGCCGGGTACAGGTACAGCTCGTTGAGGTAGAAGAAGGCTACGAGCAGGCGGTCGGCCAAAATGTCGAACTGCCCGCCGAACAGCGTCTCCTGGTTCAGCCAGCGGGCCACGGCGCCGTCCAGGATGTCGAGCGACCAGTAGACGCCCAGCCCCCACAGGTTCAGCCGCTCGTCGCCGTACAGCGCCGCCAGGGTGAACAGCACCATCCCCGCCACCAGCCGCACGGCCGTGATCAGGTTGGGCCACGTCCACGGGGTGTCGGGATGGATCTGCGTGGGAAGCGGCGGTGCGCCCCAGGGAAGCTTCTCGGGCTGGGCTGGCGGCATTCGGATGCTGACGGGTGTGGGATGGAGCTCGTCCGACGTGCGTCGTGGCGCGCAAAAGCTCACCCGCGACGGCGCCCGCCGCAACCCCGGCCCGTCGACGGCGCCGCATCGCCCTTGCGGCATGCACACACCCCAAGCACCTTTCGGGGCAAGCGTTTGCGCCACTCTTCCGCGGTCCGGCCCTGATGCAGAACGATCCCACGCCGGTGAGGGCCACGCGCCGGGGCAGCACGGTCCGCCGACGCATCGAGCGCGTCGCCGTCTCGCCCGAGGGCGCGCTGCGCCGCACGCGCGACGATGCGCTGGCGACGGAGGAGCCGCTGGAGATCCGCGTTCTCGGCGGCGACGGCGTGGCGCACCGCGTGGCGGTGACCATGCGGACGCCGGGGGCCGACTTCGAGCTGGCGGCTGGCTTCCTGTACGGCGAAGGGCTGATCGACGGGCCGAACGCGGTGCGTGCCATCCGCTACTGCACCGAGGCCGAGCAGCTGTACAACGTGGTGAACGTGGTGCTGGCGCCGGGCGTGCCGTTCGACGCGGCGAGCCTGGCGCGCAACTTCTACACGACGTCCAGCTGCGGGGTGTGCGGCAAGGCATCCATCGAGGCGGTGATGGGCCCGGCGTGCGTGCGGGTGGCGGGTGGGGTCACGGTAGATGCCGAGACGCTGATCTCCCTCCCCCTGCGGCTGCGGCAGGCGCAGGCCGTCTTCGAGCGGACGGGCGGGCTACACGCGGCGGCGCAGTTCACGCCCGATGGCGAGCTGGTGCGGGTGAGGGAAGACGTGGGCCGCCATAACGCGATGGACAAGCTGGTGGGCGCCGCGCTGCTTGCGGGCGAGCTGCCGCTGGCGGAACACGTGGTGCTGGTGAGCGGGCGGTTGAGCTTCGAGCTGGTGCAGAAGGCCGCCCGGGCGGGCGCGGCGGTGCTGGCGGGCGTTTCGGCGCCCAGCAGCCTGGCGGTGGAGCTGGCGGAGCAGGCGGGGATGACGCTCGCGGGGTTCGTCCGCGAGCCGGGATTCAACATCTACACGGGAGGCGAGCGCATCGCTTCCCGTGTTCGCGAAAAGGTGGGCGGATGACGGGACGGGCATTCGGGACGATGATGATCGCCGCCGTGCTGGCGGGGTGCGGCGAGCAGGGCAACGAGCTGCGCGAGGCCACTGAGCGGCGTCGCGCCACGGAGGCGCGGGACGACTCGGCGGTGGCGGATTCTGCGCCGCGCGCACCCGCGCGCCTGCCGGCCTTCGTGCTGGCGGACTCCACCCCCGCCGCGCAGCCGGCGGACAGCGCCGCCGCGACTCCGGCTCCCGGCGCCGATTCCGCCGCGGCGCCGTCACCGGCCCCCGCGCCCGCGCCGCAGGCGGACTGGACGTCGGGACGCACGCAGGTCCGCCGCCGGCCCGGCGGGGTGGCGACGCTGCGCGAGGTGCGCACGGCGCCGAACGCGGGCTTCGACCGCTTCGTCGTGGCGCTGGGGGCGGATGCCATTCCGGGGTACCGCATCGAGTACGTCGACCGGCCGGTGCACCAGTGCGGCTCGGGCGAGGCCACGAAGATCGCCGGCGACGGGTGGCTCTCCATCACCCTTCACGCCGCGCGCGCCCACGACGACCAGGGCCGCGCCACCATCGGGCAGCGTGAGCGGGCGCTGTCGCTTCCCGTGCTGCGCGAATACGAGTTCACGTGCGACTTCGAGGCCGAGGTGCAGATCGTCCTCGGCGTCGCATCCCCTAATCGCTACCGCGTGCTCGAGCTCGCGAACCCCAGCAGGCTCGTGATCGACGTCCAGCACTGAAAAGAACGTTTCACGCAGAGTCGCAGAGGGAAAAGAGAGGACGCAGAGGGCAGCCACGGCCCCTCTGCGTCCTCTCCGTCTTCTCTGCGTCCTCTGCGTGAAACTGTAGTTCTGTCGGCGCGGGGGACACGCTGTCTCGCTACGATACACTCCCCCGCAGCGAGCCACGCGCCGCCGCGACCCCGCCGCTCGTCGTAACCATCTCTCCCACAAGAACTAAGCGGTCCTGGACGCCGGATGTTCCTTCCGGGTCCCCGTGTTGCTTTTCCCTGGATGCGAGGCGCCGGGACGTTTTGCCGTGATCCGCGGCGCGACGGCGTCATCGCACCAGGGAGGGAGCCCGATGCGCAGGACCATTCTCACCATCATCTGCTTGATGGCCCTTGCCTCGTGCGGCGGCGGCGGCGCGGCCCCGCTTACGGGCGGCGCTCAGCCCGGTGCGCTGGCGTCCCTCGCCGTGTCGCACCCAGAGGGGGCCATGCCCGTCGGTGACACGCTCATCATGCAGGTGGAAGCAAAAGACGCCACCGGGCAGCCCGTGCCGAACGTGCGGCCGCAGTGGTCGTCCAGCGACGCATCGATCGCGACGGTGGATGCCGACGGTGTCGTGAGAGGGCTGAAGGCCGGCGCGGCCACCATCACCGCCAGCGCCACCGCCGGCGGCGTCACGAAGACGGCGGACTACGCGGTCGCCGTGCTCGCGCCGCCGCCGCCGCCGCCGCCGCCGCCGCCTCCCCCGCCCCCGCCGCCTCCGTTGAACACGGCCGAGGTGCTGGGTGTCGACGACGCATTCCAGCCGGGCGCCGTGACCATCCAGCCCGGCGGCACGGTAACCTGGCGGATGGTGGACGAGGAGCACGACGTAACGTGGTCCGGCACCGCCCCCGCCGGCGGCAACATCGGAAAGATGAACCGCGGGACTTCCGTCAGCCGCACCTTCGCCACCGCGGGCGTTTACGCCTACA harbors:
- a CDS encoding AMIN-like domain-containing (lipo)protein → MTGRAFGTMMIAAVLAGCGEQGNELREATERRRATEARDDSAVADSAPRAPARLPAFVLADSTPAAQPADSAAATPAPGADSAAAPSPAPAPAPQADWTSGRTQVRRRPGGVATLREVRTAPNAGFDRFVVALGADAIPGYRIEYVDRPVHQCGSGEATKIAGDGWLSITLHAARAHDDQGRATIGQRERALSLPVLREYEFTCDFEAEVQIVLGVASPNRYRVLELANPSRLVIDVQH
- the fdhD gene encoding formate dehydrogenase accessory sulfurtransferase FdhD; the protein is MQNDPTPVRATRRGSTVRRRIERVAVSPEGALRRTRDDALATEEPLEIRVLGGDGVAHRVAVTMRTPGADFELAAGFLYGEGLIDGPNAVRAIRYCTEAEQLYNVVNVVLAPGVPFDAASLARNFYTTSSCGVCGKASIEAVMGPACVRVAGGVTVDAETLISLPLRLRQAQAVFERTGGLHAAAQFTPDGELVRVREDVGRHNAMDKLVGAALLAGELPLAEHVVLVSGRLSFELVQKAARAGAAVLAGVSAPSSLAVELAEQAGMTLAGFVREPGFNIYTGGERIASRVREKVGG
- a CDS encoding Ig-like domain-containing protein — its product is MRRTILTIICLMALASCGGGGAAPLTGGAQPGALASLAVSHPEGAMPVGDTLIMQVEAKDATGQPVPNVRPQWSSSDASIATVDADGVVRGLKAGAATITASATAGGVTKTADYAVAVLAPPPPPPPPPPPPPPPPPLNTAEVLGVDDAFQPGAVTIQPGGTVTWRMVDEEHDVTWSGTAPAGGNIGKMNRGTSVSRTFATAGVYAYTCQRHKGKHGGTVTVDGATQTPVFTSVRITPASPSVAVGATVQLTATPLDQAGQAMGGVPAAAWSSADPARATVSASGLVTGVAAGTVSVTTRITHGGVMREASVTVTVGGTGTGGGTSPSTATVTTPGNTFNPAAVTLATGGTVTWQFTGSTRHNVTFSGAGPAGGNIPDTDAGASVARTFGTAGTYSYQCTRHSGMTGQVIVGP